A single window of Lutzomyia longipalpis isolate SR_M1_2022 chromosome 1, ASM2433408v1 DNA harbors:
- the LOC129787318 gene encoding acid phosphatase type 7, with amino-acid sequence MIRNDKKLFCALKTPLKTMNLLFLYISVISFVVTNGNIAKVFEYQPRHVHLSFGESTSDIVVTWSTIDDAGESVVEYGAGETLDQRAVGRHEKFVDGGPAKKSQFIHRVTLTGLKPETRYSYHCGGSLGWSAEFWFITPPNGENWSPRLVLFGDMGNENAQSLARLQDDTQRKMYDAIIHVGDFAYDMHSEDGKVGDEFMNQIESIAAYAPYMVCPGNHEERYNFSNYRARFSMPGGTENLMYSFNLGPVHFIGFSTEVYYFMNYGIKSLVMQYEWLDRDLTEANKPENRQKRPWIITYGHRPMYCSNGNSDDCTHNETLVRVGLPFTHFFGLEDLFYRHGVDVELWAHEHSYERLWPIYNYRVLNGSTEAPYTNPKAPVHLVTGSAGCKEGREPFEETPPEWSAFHSRDYGYTRLKAHNGTHLYFEQVSDDQNGAIIDSFWIIKDSHGRYN; translated from the exons ATGATAAGAAACGATAAGAAGTTGTTTTGTGCACTGAAAACTCCTCTAAAAACAATGAATCTCCTTTTTCTCTACATTTCTGTGATATCCTTTGTCGTAACCAATGGAAATATAGCCAAAGTCTTTGAATATCAACCAAGACACGTCCATTTATCATTTGGAG AATCAACATCCGATATTGTGGTCACTTGGTCAACGATTGATGACGCAGGCGAATCCGTGGTGGAATACGGTGCTGGAGAGACTCTAGATCAGAGAGCTGTGGGACGGCATGAGAAGTTTGTTGATGGAGGACCTGCGAAGAAGTCTCAGTTCATCCACAGGGTGACTTTGACTGGATTAAAGCCAGAAACACGATATTCCTATCACTGTGGCGGGAGCCTGGGATGGTCAGCTGAATTCTGGTTCATTACACCACCCAATGGTGAGAATTGGTCACCGAGACTTGTTCTCTTTGGAGATATGGGCAATGAGAATGCTCAATCTCTAGCCAGGCTACAGGATGATACTCAACGAAAGATGTATGATGCCATCATTCATG TTGGTGACTTTGCGTACGATATGCACTCGGAAGACGGAAAAGTTGGAGATGAATTTATGAATCAAATTGAATCCATTGCAGCCTATGCTCCATACATGGTTTGTCCGGGAAATCACGAGGAACGCTACAATTTCTCCAACTATCGTGCACGATTTAGTATGCCTGGTGGCACGGAGAATCTCATGTATAGTTTCAATCTCGGGCCCGTTCATTTCATTGGATTCTCAACGGAAGTATACTATTTTATGAATTACGGCATCAAGAGTCTCGTGATGCAGTACGAATGGCTGGATAGGGATCTTACGGAAGCCAATAAGCCAGAGAATCGTCAAAAACGTCCCTGGATCATTACATACGGACACAGACCAATGTATTGCAGCAATGGTAATTCAGATGATTGCACGCACAATGAAACTCTCGTTAGAGTTGGGCTGCCTTTTACACATTTCTTCGGTTTGGAAGATTTATTCTATCGCCATGGTGTTGATGTGGAGTTGTGGGCTCATGAGCATTCGTATGAGCGCCTCTGGCCAATCTACAACTATCGTGTTCTCAATGGATCCACCGAAGCACCGTATACAAATCCCAAGGCTCCTGTACACTTGGTAACCGGATCTGCTGGCTGCAAGGAAGGCAGAGAACCATTTGAGGAAACTCCACCGGAATGGAGTGCCTTCCATAGCCGAGATTATGGGTATACGCGACTTAAAGCACACAATGGAACGCACCTGTACTTTGAACAAGTTTCTGATGATCAAAATGGTGCTATCATTGATTCCTTTTGGATCATCAAGGATTCTCATGGACGTTACAATTAA
- the LOC129787311 gene encoding pre-mRNA-processing factor 40 homolog A — MESNSVNGGSNVASPYGGSNPPNIATPPQIQPLVSVAPQAAAAAAAPVLAGIPPPGAMGFPPMVSQFSIPPPGFTNFPQDPALAATAGIVACEWTAHKSPDGRTYYYNSVTKQSSWEKPDELKTPAEKLLSSCPWKEYQSDQGKVYYHNVNTKESRWEAPPEYLEIKNKIAIEEAATAAKAVAAMTSSGIPNIVLPVSTAIIPPLMATPVVAPAVASPQKSPSPDPASNENSSSALDQAMAATLAAIEVPEMPPKESDGDAGKAADGTEPAKMEFKDKKEAIEAFKELLKEKNIPSNSSWDQCVKVISRDPRYSSFKGLNEKKQAFNAYKTQKMKDEREENRLKAKQAKENLEKFLMTSEKMSSLMKYYKCDEMFAQLEVWKSVPEQDRRDIYEDCVFNLAKREKEEARVMKKRNMRVLGDLLQSMTSITYQSTWSEAQVLLLENSAFKTDVNLLGMDKEDALIVFEEHIRGLEKEYEEEKELEKKRSRRLARKNRDAFLALLDTLHEEGKLTSMSLMVELYPIISSDLRFSAMLGQSGSTPLDLFKFYVEDLKARFHDEKKIIKEILKEKAFLVQADTSFEDFATVVCEDKRSASLDAGNVKLTYNSLLEKAEAAEKERLKEENRRIKKMENELKSVWLEAGLTPQDSWESAKQLVADLEVFSMYESEEKVEKVWQDFLRDCEDSCTHHHSRSRKSKKNKKYKKRSRSSTRSESEASDVEYEKVKKKHQKSVSQSASSSSESSESVEKKKRKKKKHKKPSVSPYVSPERHRQASITPPLSPVEMVKKKKEKKKKRRKSPTESPESGASERASISPSKIDDPGLSESELESQRAALLAQLNESVDD; from the exons ATG GAATCGAATTCCGTGAATGGGGGCAGCAATGTTGCATCCCCGTATGGTGGTAGTAATCCCCCCAACATAGCCACACCACCACAGATCCAACCATTGGTCAGTGTGGCGCCACAGGCGGCGGCAGCAGCAGCTGCTCCAGTTTTGGCTGGGATTCCACCCCCAGGGGCCATGGGCTTCCCTCCAATGGTGTCACAGTTCAGCATTCCACCCCCGGGATTCACAAACTTCCCCCAGGATCCCGCTCTGGCAGCTACAGCGGGAATTGTGGCTTGCGAATGGACAGCCCACAAATCTCCCGATGGACGAACTTACTACTACAACAGCGTCACAAAACAAAGCTCATGGGAGAAGCCCGATGAACTAAAGACTCCAGCTGAGAAGCTATTGTCCTCATGCCCATGGAAGGAGTATCAATCGGATCAGGGAAAGGTTTACTATCACAATGTCAATACGAAGGAATCCCGCTGGGAAGCTCCTCCGGAGTATTTGGAGATTAAGAACAAAATTGCCATTGAGGAAGCTGCCACGGCTGCTAAGGCTGTTGCTGCGATGACTTCCTCGGGAATACCAAACATTGTTCTGCCCGTCTCTACAGCCATCATCCCTCCATTGATGGCAACCCCAGTGGTGGCTCCTGCTGTTGCTTCTCCGCAGAAATCTCCATCTCCTGATCCAGCATCCAATGAGAATTCCTCTTCGGCACTGGATCAAGCAATGGCAGCAACTTTAGCTGCAATAGAAGTCCCGGAAATGCCCCCAAAGGAAAGCGATGGGGATGCCGGAAAGGCAGCTGATGGCACTGAACCGGCAAAGATGGAGTTTAAGGATAAAAAGGAAGCAATTGAGGCATTCAAGGAGCTCCTGAAGGAGAAGAATATCCCGTCAAATTCATCCTGGGATCAGTGCGTGAAGGTAATCTCCCGGGATCCACGCTACAGCTCCTTCAAGGGGTTGAATGAGAAGAAGCAGGCATTCAATGCGTACAAGACGCAAAAGATGAAGGATGAGCGTGAGGAGAATCGCCTCAAGGCGAAGCAGGCAAAGGAGAATCTCGAGAAATTCCTCATGACTTCCGAGAAGATGTCCTCCCTGATGAAATACTACAAATGCGACGAGATGTTTGCCCAGCTGGAGGTGTGGAAGAGCGTCCCGGAACAGGATAGACGCGATATCTACGAGGATTGTGTCTTCAATCTGGCCAAGCGTGAGAAGGAGGAGGCGCGTGTGATGAAGAAACGCAACATGCGCGTCTTGGGCGATCTCCTGCAGTCAATGACGTCGATAACGTACCAGAGTACCTGGTCAGAGGCTCAAGTGCTCCTCCTGGAGAATTCCGCCTTCAAGACGGACGTCAATCTCTTGGGAATGGACAAGGAGGATGCTCTGATTGTCTTTGAGGAGCACATCCGGGGCCTCGAGAAGGAGTACGAGGAGGAGAAGGAGCTCGAAAAGAAACGTTCCCGTCGTCTGGCGCGCAAGAATCGTGATGCCTTCCTCGCTCTGCTGGACACACTGCACGAGGAAGGGAAGCTGACTTCCATGTCTCTCATGGTGGAGCTCTATCCAATCATCTCATCGGATCTTCGCTTCTCAGCCATGCTTGGTCAATCAGGGAGTACACCGTTGGATCTCTTCAAATTCTACGTTGAAGATCTCAAGGCGCGCTTCCatgatgagaagaaaatcatcaaagagATCCTCAAGGAGAAGGCCTTCCTCGTACAAGCAGATACATCCTTTGAGGACTTTGCCACCGTTGTCTGTGAGGATAAGCGCTCAGCCTCGCTCGATGCAGGAAATGTTAAACTGACCTACAACTCCCTCCTCGAGAAGGCAGAAGCAGCAGAGAAGGAACGCCTAAAGGAGGAGAATCGTCGCATAAAGAAGATGGAGAATGAGCTAAAATCCGTCTGGTTGGAAGCAGGACTCACCCCACAAGATTCCTGGGAGAGTGCTAAGCAACTTGTGGCAGATCTGGAGGTTTTCTCCATGTACGAATCCGAGGAGAAGGTGGAAAAAGTCTGGCAGGACTTCCTGCGGGATTGCGAAGACAGCTGCACGCATCATCATTCACGTTCCCGGAAAtcgaagaagaataaaaagtaCAAGAAGCGCTCACGCTCATCCACACGATCTGAATCCGAAGCTTCCGATGTGGAGTACGAGAAGGTCAAGAAGAAGCACCAGAAATCCGTCTCCCAGTCG GCTTCCTCCAGCAGCGAGAGCTCTGAAAGTGTCGAGAAGAAAAAgcgaaagaagaagaagcacaAGAAACCATCAGTTTCC CCCTATGTCTCTCCGGAAAGGCACCGTCAGGCGTCAATTACACCCCCACTTAGTCCTGTTGAAATGGTCAAGAAG aagaaagaaaagaagaagaagcgcaGAAAGTCACCAACTGAGAGTCCTGAAAGTGGAGCATCAGAGCGTGCATCGATCTCACCGTCAAAGATTGATGATCCTGGACTCAGTGAGTCTGAACTGGAATCCCAGAGAGCTGCTCTTCTCGCACAGCTCAATGAATCCGTGGATGATTGA
- the LOC129787348 gene encoding CDP-diacylglycerol--inositol 3-phosphatidyltransferase: MLTETENIFLFIPNLIGYARIILAIISFWFMPTDYVIAGWCYIISVFLDCLDGHAARHFNQCTKFGAVLDQLTDRCGTMCLLVTLSYFYPKYMFLFQLSMAIDISCHWIYTHTSLLQGKTSHKFIDANESAIMRLYYTKKVLFTMCVGNELFYAALYLLYFTPGPLILGFSTFKLIAIVSAPVAVVKTFISLVHCRVAVQNLGIIDTNERLEAKQVDLAKKAE; this comes from the exons ATGCTGACGGAaacagagaatatttttctcttcattcccAATCTCATTG GCTATGCCCGGATTATCCTGGCCATTATCTCGTTCTGGTTCATGCCAACTGACTACGTCATCGCCGGGTGGTGTTACATAATCAGCGTCTTCCTCGACTGCCTCGATGGACACGCGGCCAGGCATTTCAATCAAT GCACGAAGTTCGGAGCAGTGCTGGATCAGCTGACGGATCGCTGTGGGACAATGTGCCTCCTTGTGACGCTCAGCTACTTCTACCCCAAATACATGTTCCTCTTCCAACTCTCCATGGCAATCGACATCTCCTGCCACTGGATCTACACTCACAC CTCCCTGCTGCAGGGCAAAACATCCCACAAATTCATCGATGCCAATGAATCAGCCATCATGAGGCTCTACTATACGAAGAAAGTCTTATTTACAATGTGCGTGGGCAATGAGCTCTTCTACGCTGCTCTGTACTTGCTGTACTTCACTCCAGGACCGCTAATCCTTGGATTTTCCACCTTTAAGCTCATTGCAATTGTCTCAGCACCTGTGGCGGTTGTTAAGACCTTCATTTCGCTGGTTCACTGCCGTGTGGCCGTGCAGAATCTCGGCATTATTGATACGAATGAACGTCTAGAGGCTAAACAGGTGGACCTGGCCAAGAAGGCGGAATGA
- the LOC129787320 gene encoding beta-1,3-galactosyltransferase 5-like translates to MPPRVNFIFISCILVFLVLLYFLVSNLNGNAIPRPKISYRHLVHSIETDRLVDLVSSTLSYRLSPGNICHDESFDHLGIILISSYVTHDDLRSAHRRALPQEDLKSLGLVRFFLLAEIPVQETTITQLAIEGENKRFGDIIQGNFIDAYRNLTYKHIMGLKWATLNCSRTNFIVKMDDDTVYDAYRLRNLLQEFRLTHDDGELLLSGYVQNNQKPIRMKPSKWFVSHREFRDAIYPPYLSGWLYVTNQRTAQDLVIASQETPFFWIDDIFVTGILAKKLSIPLDRRNALYSANGDFLECCIREAAKHNFKCPYMAGPNGGDSELILRFTTGVAKCRKCKERKRTDPKLNETCVGVYKPPSGHRGAPVVKELHL, encoded by the coding sequence ATGCCACCAAgagtgaatttcatttttatttcctgtATCCTGGTGTTTTTAGTCCTGCTGTACTTTCTCGTGTCTAATTTAAATGGAAACGCCATCCCACGACCCAAGATCTCCTACAGACACCTCGTGCATTCCATAGAAACTGATCGTCTTGTGGATCTTGTGTCCTCCACTCTGTCATACCGTCTGAGTCCAGGAAATATCTGCCATGATGAGTCATTTGATCATTTGGGCATTATTCTCATCTCTTCCTACGTGACACACGATGATCTTCGTTCAGCACATCGTAGAGCACTCCCGCAGGAAGATTTGAAGTCTCTCGGATTAGTCAGATTCTTCCTACTAGCTGAAATACCCGTCCAGGAAACAACCATCACACAACTTGCCATTGAAGGGGAGAACAAACGCTTCGGAGACATCATTCAGGGAAACTTCATCGATGCCTATCGCAATCTTACCTACAAACACATCATGGGACTCAAGTGGGCAACCCTCAACTGCTCACGGACAAACTTCATTGTGAAGATGGACGATGACACAGTGTATGATGCCTATCGCTTGAGGAATCTACTGCAGGAATTTAGATTAACTCATGACGATGGGGAACTCCTACTCTCGGGATATGTTCAGAATAATCAGAAACCAATTAGAATGAAACCCAGCAAGTGGTTTGTGAGTCATCGGGAATTCCGCGATGCCATTTATCCGCCCTACCTCTCGGGATGGCTGTACGTTACAAATCAGCGAACTGCTCAGGATTTGGTGATTGCTTCTCAGGAAACTCCATTCTTTTGGATTGATGACATCTTCGTGACGGGCATCTTAGCCAAGAAACTCTCTATTCCACTTGATCGACGAAATGCTCTCTACTCAGCCAATGGAGATTTCCTCGAATGTTGCATCAGGGAGGCTGCAAAACATAACTTCAAATGTCCCTATATGGCTGGTCCAAATGGGGGAGATTCCGAACTCATTCTGAGATTCACAACAGGGGTAGCCAAGTGTAGAAAGTGCAAAGAGAGAAAGCGCACTGACCCAAAACTCAATGAAACCTGTGTGGGTGTTTATAAGCCCCCTTCCGGGCATCGAGGAGCCCCAGTTGTAAAAGAACTTCATCTGTGA
- the LOC129787339 gene encoding uncharacterized protein LOC129787339, with protein MSPVPEVGQPETADKAGSSSGSDATDDGVNLQDFVVIPSQTSPSGSTSENHENEDLECYSDAQLKALLDEAITYKTPKEAEKPQESAATAVEIPKESVDPEDVEEKEPKIEEKKISGPKVEKEPVKVDTKEKEIPHRNPFISMPSTWNPSFRTIDPKSFAGPRDYGFCPRPSHTFGMPGMCCYSPAPPKAPEVVPKVEKKERNAILKLSHEIDGYRGGDNIDSLVRFIESSDSEPDYKKNGKGKPQKNGGNKKGKKAPPKPKAPTKAKEVLREVPQKTVEKLQERLPEVQQTSDEVSGKASPTIDGSEFRVVMKKKKKPKN; from the exons ATGTCTCCAGTGCCTGAAGTTGGGCAACCAGAGACAGCTGATAAGGCTGGATCGTCGTCGGGAAGTGATGCTACTGATGATGGGGTCAATTTGCAGGACTTTGTGGTGATTCCAAGTCAAACATCTCCATCCGGAAGTACCTCAGAGAATCATGAGAATGAG gatTTGGAATGCTACAGCGATGCCCAATTGAAGGCTCTCCTGGACGAAGCAATCACTTACAAGACTCCCAAGGAGGCAGAAAAGCCCCAAGAGAGCGCTGCTACTGCTGTGGAGATTCCGAAGGAGTCTGTGGATCCGGAAGATGTGGAGGAAAAGGAGCCGAAGattgaggagaagaagatCTCAGGGCCTAAAGTGGAGAAGGAGCCAGTGAAGGTGGATACGAAGGAGAAGGAAATTCCGCATAGGAATCCATTTATTTCCATGCCAAGCACCTGGAATCCATCCTTCCGCACAATTGATCCGAAATCTTTCGCCGGACCGAGAGACTACGGCTTCTGCCCACGACCCAGTCATACCTTCGGCATGCCCGGGATGTGCTGCTACTCCCCAGCTCCACCCAAGGCACCGGAAGTGGTGCCAAAGGTGGAAAAGAAGGAGAGGAAtgccattttgaaattatcCCACGAAATCGATGGCTACCGTGGCGGTGATAACATCGATAGCCTCGTGCGTTTCATCGAGAGCTCCGATTCGGAGCCGGATTACAAGAAAAACGGCAAGGGCAAGCCCCAGAAGAATGGGGGCAACAAGAAGGGCAAGAAGGCACCACCAAAGCCCAAAGCACCCACCAAGGCAAAGGAAGTTCTGCGTGAGGTGCCGCAAAAGACGGTGGAGAAGCTGCAGGAGAGACTCCCGGAGGTGCAGCAGACGTCCGATGAGGTGTCCGGAAAGGCATCCCCAACCATTGATGGCAGTGAATTCCGTGTGgtgatgaaaaagaagaaaaagccaAAGAATTGA
- the LOC129787330 gene encoding T-complex protein 1 subunit zeta, with protein sequence MAAISLLNPKAEFARAAQALGINISAAKGLQEVMKPNLGPRGTLKMLVSGAGDIKITKDGNVLLHEMQIQHPTASLIARASTAQDDMTGDGTTSTVLLIGELLKQAEIFVAEGLHPRLVTEGFEKARDRTLEVLDALKIPATIDKKGLTDVARTSLATKVRADLAEVLTEVCVGAVLAIKGKDDKPVDLHMVELMEMQHKTATDTQLIEGLVLDHGARHPDMPKRLENAYILTCNVSLEYEKSEVNSGFFYKTASDREKFVQAEREFIELRCKKIIELKKKVCDGTDKSFVVINQKGIDPMSLDMLAKEGILALRRAKRRNMERLALACGGSAMNSVDDLQESHLGYAGLVYEHVLGEDKYTFVEKCRNPQSVTILMKAPNKYTLTQIKDAVRDGLRAINNAIDDKCVVPGAGAFEIRAYNELMKFKDTVKGKSRLGIQAFAEALLVIPKTLALNSGYDAQDTIVKLQEEDRLSPDPVGFDIFTGEPMKPVDLGVYDNYVVKRQIVRSCSVIASNLLLVDEIMRAGMTSLKG encoded by the exons ATGGCTGCAATTAGCTTGCTAAATCCCAAAGCTGAGTTTGCCCGCGCTGCCCAGGCACTCGGGATTAACATTTCAGCTGCAAAAGGACTACAGGAGGTGATGAAACCTAACCTTGGTCCCAGAGGAACGCTGAAAAT gtTAGTTTCCGGAGCTGGGGACATAAAGATcacaaaagatgggaatgttTTGCTTCACGAGATGCAAATTCAGCACCCAACGGCATCTCTCATTGCTCGTGCGAGTACAGCACAGGATGACATGACAGGAGATGGAACAACTTCAACTGTTTTGCTAATTGGGGAGCTCCTGAAGCAGGCGGAGATCTTCGTTGCTGAAGGATTGCATCCACGTCTCGTGACTGAGGGTTTCGAGAAGGCACGAGATCGTACGTTGGAAGTGCTGGATGCACTGAAAATCCCAGCTACGATTGACAAGAAGGGACTCACGGATGTAGCCAGGACGTCTCTGGCAACGAAAGTTCGTGCAGATCTGGCTGAAGTCCTTACGGAGGTGTGCGTAGGGGCTGTGTTGGCTATCAAGGGGAAGGATGATAAGCCCGTGGATTTGCATATGGTTGAATTGATGGAGATGCAGCACAAAACAGCCACGGATACGCAGCTCATCGAGGGATTAGTGCTGGATCATGGAGCACGTCATCCGGACATGCCGAAGCGTCTGGAGAATGCATACATTCTCACGTGCAACGTCTCCCTGGAGTATGAGAAGTCTGAAGTCAATTCGGGGTTCTTCTACAAGACAGCCAGCGATCGGGAGAAGTTTGTGCAGGCTGAGAGGGAATTCATTGAGTTGCGCTGCAAGAAGATCATTGAGCTGAAGAAGAAGGTGTGCGATGGGACGGATAAGAGCTTCGTGGTGATCAATCAGAAGGGTATTGATCCCATGTCCTTGGATATGCTGGCCAAGGAGGGAATTCTGGCTCTTCGTCGTGCCAAGAGGCGCAACATGGAACGTCTGGCACTCGCATGCGGGGGCAGTGCGATGAACTCCGTCGATGACTTGCAGGAGAGTCATCTGGGCTATGCAGGATTGGTGTATGAGCACGTCCTTGGTGAGGATAAATACACCTTCGTGGAGAAATGCCGCAATCCCCAATCCGTGACGATTCTCATGAAAGCCCCCAACAAGTACACCCTGACGCAGATTAAGGATGCCGTTCGCGATGGGCTGCGTGCCATCAACAACGCCATTGATGACAAATGCGTCGTCCCCGGGGCAGGAGCTTTCGAGATTCGTGCCTACAATGAGCTCATGAAGTTCAAGGATACCGTCAAGGGGAAATCCCGACTGGGCATTCAAGCTTTCGCCGAAGCCCTTCTCGTTATCCCCAAAACACTCGCCCTCAATTCCGGGTACGACGCTCAGGACACCATTGTGAAGCTCCAGGAGGAGGATCGCCTAAGTCCAGATCCCGTGGGCTTCGATATCTTCACCGGGGAACCCATGAAGCCCGTAGATCTCGGTGTTTACGACAATTACGTCGTAAAGAGACAAATTGTTCGCTCGTGCTCCGTCATAGCCAGCAATTTGCTCCTCGTGGATGAAATTATGCGAGCCGGTATGACAAGTCTCAAGGGATAG
- the LOC129787710 gene encoding toll-like receptor 6 encodes MIFLSAILFLQFFIAESFSGAPKREILKCDDSNETGVRLAIHEEIINVLCVLTSREFTQNVEYSFQLKKNEFIVYLEIYNSSMTTIPDSLLPHLQFVREIIVQNTSLKHVDRLNYKFEYLFLMSIGDNAIESLDDNAFTTFEDLIILNLSKNKLTHLKGNPFPTFNTDLFYDLSHNKIKNITESVFKGMDFGYLALTNNSLENADRIFEYVVRAENLNLSHNKLKKFQPIGSLNTSFIDLSSNFLESVDFTKIDASTINMLKVNDNSLTKISLGSSIKSLTSLQLEKNKLGNNLQDICKCEQLVNLTLKDNLIRDIGSCFSEMKALKLLDLAKNRIKAIKPESFHKDNAIETLDLAFNRIESFNEDTMTVFGHLKILNLTGNRLKDFYDNPKTIMPNLMVLGLSHNKFKCSRFSALQGKFSLLFKFFIDRSVSVDGTNVSKEGCYDDKEETPKTTSEIFDAIIAMQTCLSEIKDELKKTNEILENKVENLCSNSNRENH; translated from the exons atgatctttttgAG tgcaattttatttctacaatttttcatcgcgGAATCCTTTAGTGGGGCACCTAAGagagaaattctcaaatgtGATGACTCTAATGAGACCGGAGTTAGACTGGCAATACACGAAGAGATAATAAATGTTTTGTGTGTGCTGACAAGTCGTGAATTTACGCAAAATGTTGAATATtcctttcaattgaaaaagaatgaatttattgtatatttagaaatttataattcttcCATGACCACAATTCCAGACTCTCTTTTACCACATTTGCAATTTGTGCGTGAAATTATAGTGCAAAATACCTCGTTGAAGCATGTGGATcgattaaattacaaatttgaaTATCTTTTCTTGATGTCCATTGGAGATAATGCAATTGAATCTCTGGACGACAACGCCTTTACAACATTTGAAGatttaataatattgaatttgtcaaaaaacaaattaactcatttaaaaggaaatccATTCCCAACATTCAACACGGATCTCTTTTACGATTTAtcacacaataaaattaaaaatatcactGAAAGTGTTTTCAAAGGGATGGACTTTGGTTATCTTGCTCTCACAAATAATTCTTTGGAGAATGCAGATAGAATTTTTGAGTACGTTGTGAGAgctgaaaatttgaatttgagtCACAATAAGTTGAAGAAATTCCAACCTATTGGTTCATTGAACACTTCCTTCATTGATTTATCTTCCAATTTCCTGGAATCTGtggattttacaaaaattgatGCAAGTACCATTAATATGCTCAAAGTAAATGATAATTCACTAACTAAAATATCCCTTGGATCGTCAATCAAAAGTCTTACTTCGCTGCAATTGGAAAAGAACAAACTTGGAAACAATTTGCAGGATATTTGCAAATGTGAACAATTGGTGAATTTAACGTTAAAGGACAACCTCATTCGTGATATAGGCTCTTGTTTTTCCGAAATGAAAGCCCTCAAATTGTTggatttagcaaaaaatcGCATAAAAGCCATCAAACCCGAAAGCTTCCACAAGGATAACGCAATTGAAACCCTTGATTTGGCTTTCAATCGCATTGAAAGCTTCAACGAGGACACAATGACCGTTTTtgggcatttgaaaattctaaatctaACCGGAAATCGTCTCAAGGACTTCTATGACAATCCAAAAACAATAATGCCCAATTTAATGGTCCTGGGACTATCCCACAACAAATTCAAATGCTCAAGATTCTCAGCACTGCAGGGCAAATTCAGTCTTCTCTTCAAATTCTTCATTGATAGAAGTGTGTCCGTGGATGGAACAAATGTTTCCAAAGAAGGTTGTTATGACGACAAAGAAGAAACTCCAAAAACAACATCAGAGATTTTTGATGCAATTATTGCAATGCAAACCTGTTTAAGTGAAATAAaagatgaattgaaaaaaactaatgaaaTATTGGAGAATAAAGTTGAAAACTTATGCTCAAATTCAAATAGAGAGAATCATTGA
- the LOC129787324 gene encoding pre-rRNA-processing protein TSR2 homolog has product MAGSNEPFREIVENIFNRWSALKLAVEHGMGGWNGLQKAIELMNHTYDYCVQPKTPAQEDIQDALDEYLDQEFQTICDDNSSQEVSYYLIRYLTMFRAGQFAEITNELNQLPPVNKWLLPGHKITYVAVQEDSSSDSETEEHPRQQIGAFTVTDLPEGFAPSTSGATMEMQEEDVEPGWTKVTTKSRRKH; this is encoded by the exons ATGGCAGGATCTAATGAACCTTTCCGGGAGATtgttgagaatattttcaatcgATGGAGTGCCCTCAAATTAGCCGTTGAGCACGGAATGGGAGGCTGGAATGGGCTTCAG aaaGCAATTGAGCTGATGAACCATACGTACGACTACTGCGTTCAGCCCAAGACACCAGCACAGGAAGACATTCAGGATGCCCTTGATGAGTACCTGGATCAGGAATTTCAGACAATCTGCGATGATAATTCCTCCCAGGAAGTCAGCTACTACCTCATAAGGTATCTCACCATGTTCAGAGCAGGACAATTTGCGGAGATTACGAATGAATTGAATCAACTCCCTCCTGTGAACAAATGGCTACTTCCTGGCCACAAAATCACCTACGTGGCCGTTCAGGAGGACTCATCCTCAGATTCAGAGACAGAAGAACATCCCCGGCAGCAAATTGGAGCATTTACAGTCACAGATCTCCCAGAAGGATTCGCCCCAAGCACCAGTGGGGCAACAATGGAAATGCAAGAGGAGGATGTAGAGCCTGGATGGACAAAAGTAACCACAAAATCCCGAAGAAAACACTAA